The following coding sequences lie in one Maribacter forsetii DSM 18668 genomic window:
- a CDS encoding RNA polymerase sigma factor, which translates to MGQEPSVCEESVYNNIYRTHAEGLRNYLYYKFGDMQRAEDIVHDSFVKLWSICSTVVYKKVASFLYSISRNLMIDTLRNKKVALKFEKGLVKEQDNEDPYFKLRTKEFQLKLESVISDLPEKQREAFLMNRIDKLTYKEIAIRLEVSETAIEKRISKALIKLNSITEIKDFSI; encoded by the coding sequence ATGGGGCAAGAACCATCGGTTTGCGAAGAGAGCGTTTATAATAACATTTATCGAACCCATGCAGAAGGTTTGCGAAATTACCTTTACTATAAGTTTGGCGATATGCAACGGGCAGAAGATATTGTACATGATTCTTTTGTTAAATTGTGGTCTATATGTAGTACCGTCGTTTATAAAAAGGTAGCCAGTTTTCTATATAGTATTTCAAGAAATCTAATGATCGATACGCTGCGTAATAAGAAAGTTGCTTTGAAATTTGAAAAAGGATTGGTTAAGGAACAAGACAATGAAGACCCTTATTTTAAATTAAGAACAAAAGAATTTCAGTTAAAACTAGAATCCGTTATTTCAGATTTACCAGAAAAGCAACGCGAGGCTTTTTTAATGAATAGAATAGATAAGCTGACATACAAAGAAATAGCGATTAGACTAGAGGTCAGCGAGACAGCTATTGAAAAACGTATTTCAAAAGCATTAATAAAATTGAACAGTATTACAGAAATTAAAGATTTTTCTATTTAG
- a CDS encoding SPOR domain-containing protein, whose product MTPDKDIFSTKQGRWDFAIAIAVIALFSIFIYMYMFNNENEITEATPDLETTEKGQLPTSYHSEDREYVYTNSETYVPVTIPAKDAIDPNKKIAIIISDTTLTEADLVDDKIDSVVKQEIVDKPENTLSTESVKSMVDTVTTGVESKEIKEPVVEKEDVLTESSKTASVANTTSELNCMAMVGVFKDQNNIAAIIKKLNALGYTHAQGAYPKGLTYISVPVDCEDESKKKQLISELNKAFGIDSWVKRR is encoded by the coding sequence ATGACCCCCGATAAAGATATTTTTAGTACTAAACAAGGTAGATGGGACTTTGCAATTGCCATTGCCGTAATAGCCCTATTCTCTATTTTCATCTACATGTATATGTTTAATAATGAGAATGAAATAACAGAGGCTACTCCTGATTTGGAAACAACGGAAAAAGGACAATTACCCACTTCTTATCATTCAGAAGATCGAGAGTATGTATATACAAATTCAGAAACTTATGTGCCGGTGACAATACCTGCAAAAGATGCAATTGACCCTAATAAGAAAATTGCAATTATCATTTCTGATACGACACTTACTGAGGCTGATTTAGTAGATGATAAAATAGACTCGGTTGTTAAGCAAGAAATAGTAGATAAACCAGAAAATACATTGTCGACCGAATCTGTAAAATCAATGGTAGACACTGTAACTACAGGTGTTGAGTCAAAAGAAATTAAAGAACCAGTTGTAGAAAAAGAAGATGTATTAACAGAGAGTTCAAAAACAGCATCAGTAGCTAATACAACTTCAGAATTAAACTGTATGGCTATGGTAGGTGTTTTTAAAGATCAGAACAACATAGCTGCGATTATTAAAAAACTAAATGCCTTAGGATATACTCATGCACAAGGCGCATACCCTAAAGGTTTAACTTACATAAGCGTACCTGTTGATTGCGAGGATGAATCAAAAAAGAAGCAACTTATATCAGAATTAAATAAAGCATTCGGTATTGATTCATGGGTTAAAAGGAGATAA
- a CDS encoding FecR family protein, translating to MSKHLEDKNLIARWMDDRLSNEEKEQLKESGELDALKTVIDDIDTWKVKPFDLEAGLAKLKEENKTVVPLKKSNKNWLRIAASVAILLSCSLLWYFTSTGSTTIATKIAESKTVELPTGSLVELDAASSITYYKDNWEDSRMLTLSGQAFFNVTSGAPFVVQTPTAQVSVLGTQFNISTQEEEFSVYCYEGKIEVSYKNNSEIITKGQSVFIVNGKLKKDKHQYLSPEWMNGLSTYDRTPLKTVIADVKRYYNVDVNLPQKYDTLQFTGTIAHKDLKQTLNTIFTTMEIKYELQEGNTVIFE from the coding sequence ATGAGCAAGCATTTAGAAGATAAAAATTTAATTGCCCGTTGGATGGATGATCGTTTAAGTAACGAGGAGAAAGAACAACTGAAAGAATCGGGTGAACTAGATGCGCTTAAAACTGTAATTGATGATATAGATACCTGGAAGGTAAAACCATTTGATCTAGAGGCAGGTTTAGCCAAATTAAAAGAAGAGAATAAGACAGTTGTTCCATTAAAAAAGAGCAATAAAAACTGGCTGCGTATTGCCGCAAGTGTAGCTATATTACTGTCTTGTAGTCTGCTTTGGTATTTCACGTCAACTGGTTCCACTACTATTGCTACCAAAATTGCAGAGAGTAAAACAGTTGAACTGCCAACAGGTTCTTTGGTTGAATTAGATGCTGCATCAAGTATAACATATTATAAAGATAATTGGGAAGACAGTAGAATGCTTACTCTTTCAGGTCAAGCATTTTTTAATGTAACTAGCGGTGCTCCTTTTGTGGTGCAAACTCCCACGGCACAAGTTTCTGTGTTGGGTACACAGTTTAATATAAGTACACAAGAGGAAGAGTTTTCGGTATATTGCTATGAAGGTAAAATAGAAGTTTCGTATAAAAACAATTCAGAAATTATTACGAAAGGGCAAAGTGTATTTATAGTAAATGGCAAACTTAAAAAAGACAAACATCAATATTTGAGTCCGGAATGGATGAATGGTTTAAGTACCTATGATAGAACTCCGCTAAAAACAGTTATAGCTGATGTGAAACGCTATTACAATGTAGATGTAAATCTTCCGCAAAAGTATGATACACTTCAGTTTACGGGTACAATAGCGCATAAAGATTTGAAACAAACTTTAAATACCATTTTTACCACCATGGAAATAAAATACGAGCTTCAAGAGGGTAATACCGTTATTTTTGAATAG
- a CDS encoding Na+/H+ antiporter NhaC family protein: MTPKFSALIPLLVFVFTFLGVGIYQNDFYALPAPIAVIVGIVVAFILFRQSISDKINTLLKGCGDDKILTMCLIYLLAGAFAAITNETGSVDAIVNLGLDLIAIQYIYVGIFVIAGFLSVSTGTSVGAIVALAPIVVGFAEESNAELAILCGALLGGSMFGDNLSVISDTTIAATQSLGCKMSDKFKQNIKIAVPAAIFTIAILIFQGLGLESVAPENTIYNYDIVKILPYVLVIALSIVGVNVFVTLLLGAIAAVVLGIVYQDFTLIESAKIAYTGFTNMTEIFLLSLLTGGLAALVERNGGIEFILVNIRKLIKNKKSAQFGIATLVSTINMAIANNTVSIIIAGPIAKTINDEYHLDNKKTASILDIFACIFQGLLPYGAQVLMILSFSKGEIDYLDLVSNTWYLMLLFMYTLLFIGVRPLRK; this comes from the coding sequence ATGACCCCCAAATTTTCTGCCTTAATACCTTTGTTGGTATTTGTATTTACCTTTTTAGGCGTAGGTATCTATCAAAATGATTTCTATGCCCTACCCGCACCTATTGCGGTAATTGTGGGTATTGTAGTTGCGTTCATACTATTTAGGCAATCGATATCAGATAAAATCAATACGCTTTTAAAAGGTTGTGGAGATGATAAGATATTGACGATGTGCCTTATCTATTTATTGGCAGGTGCTTTCGCTGCAATTACTAATGAAACAGGTAGTGTAGATGCCATTGTAAATCTTGGTTTAGACCTAATAGCCATACAATACATCTATGTGGGCATTTTTGTCATTGCCGGATTTCTATCTGTCTCAACAGGAACTTCTGTTGGCGCTATCGTAGCCTTGGCGCCAATAGTAGTAGGTTTTGCAGAAGAAAGCAATGCAGAGCTGGCAATATTATGCGGGGCGTTATTGGGCGGTAGTATGTTCGGTGATAACTTATCTGTCATTTCAGATACAACTATTGCGGCAACCCAATCTTTAGGTTGTAAAATGAGCGATAAGTTCAAACAAAACATTAAAATAGCTGTGCCAGCAGCGATATTTACCATTGCTATATTAATTTTTCAAGGCTTAGGGTTAGAATCCGTTGCACCTGAAAACACGATTTATAATTATGATATTGTAAAGATTTTACCGTATGTATTGGTGATTGCCCTGTCTATTGTTGGAGTCAATGTATTTGTGACGCTGTTACTAGGCGCTATAGCTGCAGTTGTATTAGGAATTGTTTATCAAGATTTTACTCTGATTGAATCCGCCAAAATTGCTTACACAGGATTTACCAACATGACAGAAATATTTCTTTTGTCTTTATTGACCGGAGGACTGGCGGCATTGGTAGAAAGAAATGGCGGAATAGAATTTATATTGGTCAATATTAGAAAGCTGATAAAAAATAAGAAATCGGCACAATTTGGTATAGCCACATTAGTGAGTACAATTAATATGGCAATAGCCAATAATACCGTTTCAATTATAATTGCCGGACCAATTGCAAAGACTATTAATGACGAGTATCATTTAGATAATAAAAAGACAGCGTCTATCTTAGATATTTTTGCCTGTATTTTTCAAGGTTTATTGCCTTATGGGGCACAAGTTTTAATGATTTTAAGCTTCTCTAAAGGGGAAATAGATTATTTGGATTTGGTAAGTAATACATGGTATCTAATGCTTTTATTTATGTATACGTTACTGTTTATTGGGGTAAGACCTTTACGTAAATAA
- a CDS encoding serine hydrolase domain-containing protein: MIKNYFKVIFACLLVVFTTACSTQIEEFGENFDRDKMDLFFSRIEKQNLGMGSISIFKNCKEDYQYSFGFIDVENSIEANENSKYRIASVSKAFTATMIIQLVEESKLTLETTIENYFPEIPNAKIITIEQLLNHRSGLFNFTEGEYDPEDRIQPASRQKLIEIFIKNGTNFSPNEKFEYSNTNYLLLSFIIEDIDEKTYASSFKDRLATPLGLTNTYNGEEINATDNEAYSYQLESENWVALVETHYTILQGTGSLVSTPKGVNAFYNALFDGRLVSESSLNKMTTMNDGYGFGLFTIPFYNKSGFGHDGRVDGYQSLSIYFPSDDVTLTYLSNGVNMVPNDIVIGALSIYSGLDYELP, encoded by the coding sequence ATGATTAAAAATTACTTTAAAGTTATTTTCGCATGTTTGTTAGTTGTTTTTACTACAGCATGTTCAACCCAAATAGAAGAATTCGGTGAAAATTTTGACCGAGATAAAATGGACTTGTTTTTTTCAAGAATTGAAAAACAAAACTTAGGAATGGGCAGTATATCCATTTTTAAAAATTGTAAAGAAGATTATCAATATTCATTTGGTTTTATTGACGTTGAAAATTCAATTGAGGCCAACGAAAATTCTAAATACAGAATAGCATCTGTTTCAAAAGCATTTACGGCCACCATGATCATACAGCTAGTTGAAGAAAGCAAATTGACTCTAGAAACTACAATAGAAAATTACTTTCCAGAAATACCTAATGCCAAAATTATTACTATAGAACAATTATTGAATCATAGAAGCGGACTCTTCAATTTTACTGAGGGTGAATATGACCCAGAAGACCGAATACAACCCGCCTCTAGACAGAAACTTATAGAGATTTTCATTAAAAACGGTACTAATTTTAGTCCAAATGAGAAATTTGAATATTCCAATACCAATTACCTTTTGCTATCATTTATAATTGAAGATATTGACGAGAAAACTTATGCTAGTTCATTTAAAGATAGATTGGCTACACCGTTAGGACTTACAAATACTTATAATGGAGAAGAAATCAATGCTACAGACAATGAGGCATATTCTTATCAATTAGAAAGTGAAAATTGGGTCGCTTTGGTTGAAACTCATTATACCATTCTTCAAGGAACCGGCTCTTTGGTATCTACACCTAAAGGCGTAAATGCATTTTATAATGCTTTGTTTGACGGAAGGTTGGTCTCTGAAAGCTCCCTTAATAAAATGACAACGATGAATGATGGTTATGGCTTTGGTCTATTCACAATTCCGTTTTATAACAAAAGCGGATTTGGACATGATGGCAGGGTAGACGGTTATCAATCTTTAAGTATCTACTTTCCGTCAGATGATGTAACCCTTACCTATTTGTCTAATGGTGTAAACATGGTGCCAAATGATATTGTAATTGGTGCCTTGAGTATATATTCAGGCTTAGATTATGAATTACCTTAA